One window from the genome of Commensalibacter oyaizuii encodes:
- a CDS encoding FGGY-family carbohydrate kinase has protein sequence MASNEKTIIGVDVGSGSVRAGVFDLEGKLLAHATQEITLFRSTGNIVEQSSQEIWQAVCFTIKTAITKAHVHPTSVAGIGFDATCSLVVIGDDNAPLAVGPTNDPNRNIIVWMDHRAIEQAERINATKHPVLNYVGGAISPEMETPKILWLKENRPHIFQQARHFFDLADYLTWRATDDLTRSVCTVTCKWTYLAHEKRWDSDYFHQIGLSELANENFIRIGQTVKDPGTPCGRGLTKTAAHEMGLPVGTPVAVGMIDAHAGGIGTVGIKNGALTNMAYVFGTSSCTMTTTEKEVFVSGVWGPYYSAMVPGFWLNEGGQSAAGAAIDQLLNFHPATSEARKLAQEAGVSLPVYLANKVLAEKSIASEAINLARDIHIVPEFLGNRAPFADPDAKAVIAGLGMDRDLNNLMAFYIAGLCGIGYGLRQILDAQKACGIQCENIVISGGAGQHPLVRQLLADTCGITIIGTECSEPVLLGSAILGAVAGKVTPSLPDAMKQFTKVNAIYNCNTDYTSIHQQRYEAYKALQKTMKLIRG, from the coding sequence ATGGCCAGTAACGAAAAAACAATTATCGGCGTTGATGTTGGTTCAGGCAGCGTAAGAGCAGGCGTTTTTGATCTCGAAGGCAAGCTTCTTGCTCATGCTACGCAAGAAATAACGCTGTTTCGCAGTACTGGCAATATTGTTGAACAATCCAGTCAAGAAATCTGGCAGGCTGTTTGTTTTACCATAAAGACCGCCATTACAAAAGCCCATGTCCACCCAACATCAGTTGCAGGAATTGGTTTTGACGCGACATGTTCACTTGTCGTTATTGGTGATGACAACGCACCTCTGGCTGTTGGCCCCACGAATGATCCAAACCGTAATATTATCGTCTGGATGGATCATCGTGCCATTGAACAAGCAGAGAGAATCAATGCAACCAAACATCCAGTTCTCAACTACGTTGGGGGGGCCATCTCACCCGAGATGGAAACGCCGAAAATTCTATGGTTAAAAGAAAATCGTCCTCATATCTTCCAACAAGCCCGTCATTTTTTTGATCTTGCAGATTATTTGACATGGCGTGCAACAGACGACTTAACACGCTCAGTTTGTACAGTAACATGCAAATGGACTTATCTTGCCCATGAAAAACGTTGGGATAGCGATTATTTTCATCAAATTGGCTTATCAGAATTGGCTAACGAAAATTTTATTCGTATTGGCCAAACTGTCAAAGACCCAGGAACCCCTTGCGGGCGTGGTCTAACCAAAACGGCTGCCCACGAAATGGGATTGCCCGTTGGAACACCTGTTGCCGTTGGAATGATTGATGCCCACGCAGGAGGTATTGGTACAGTGGGTATAAAAAACGGTGCTCTTACCAATATGGCTTACGTTTTTGGTACTTCATCTTGCACCATGACAACCACTGAAAAAGAGGTTTTTGTTTCTGGCGTCTGGGGACCTTATTATTCAGCCATGGTACCTGGTTTTTGGTTAAATGAAGGTGGACAAAGTGCGGCAGGGGCTGCAATTGATCAACTTTTAAATTTTCATCCTGCAACTTCAGAAGCTCGTAAATTAGCGCAAGAGGCAGGTGTTTCCTTACCAGTATATCTTGCTAATAAGGTTCTAGCTGAAAAAAGTATAGCATCAGAAGCAATTAATCTTGCCCGTGATATCCACATTGTACCTGAATTTTTAGGGAATCGTGCTCCATTTGCTGATCCAGATGCCAAAGCAGTCATTGCAGGCTTGGGAATGGATCGCGATCTTAATAATCTTATGGCTTTTTATATTGCTGGATTATGCGGCATCGGTTACGGATTACGTCAAATTCTAGATGCACAGAAAGCTTGCGGAATTCAATGCGAAAATATTGTTATTAGCGGTGGTGCTGGACAACATCCACTTGTACGTCAACTATTGGCTGATACGTGTGGTATCACCATCATTGGTACTGAATGTAGTGAACCCGTTCTACTAGGTTCAGCCATTCTTGGAGCAGTTGCTGGAAAGGTAACCCCTTCACTTCCTGATGCAATGAAGCAATTCACAAAAGTAAACGCAATCTATAATTGTAATACGGACTATACCTCAATACATCAACAACGCTACGAAGCTTATAAAGCCCTTCAAAAAACAATGAAACTCATTCGTGGTTAA
- a CDS encoding nucleoside/nucleotide kinase family protein, whose product MKQHPKLPVIAIIGVDGSGKSTLCNELMVWLKDQYPTRLCHLGRQTGGIARTIARLPFVGKKIDHNIANKTNKARMNKGPNGFVACVMFLLSLKRVYRFCKMLQLEKQGFLILTDRYPQTSVIGGLDGPDMTVDHPKSNIARYLTRLERRLYHWMTDHQPDLVIRLNVDIETAMRRKPDHRLSSITKKIESIQQLTFKDAPILDLNSHQYPIGQIVQQAKDAISKTIEKSLNN is encoded by the coding sequence ATGAAACAACATCCTAAACTACCTGTTATTGCCATTATTGGTGTTGATGGGTCTGGAAAATCCACCCTTTGTAATGAACTAATGGTATGGTTAAAAGATCAATACCCAACCAGACTGTGTCATCTAGGACGACAAACAGGCGGTATTGCTAGAACGATCGCACGATTGCCTTTTGTTGGAAAAAAAATAGATCACAATATCGCAAATAAAACAAACAAAGCCCGCATGAATAAAGGGCCAAACGGGTTCGTGGCCTGTGTTATGTTTCTTTTGTCTTTAAAACGTGTTTATCGCTTTTGCAAAATGTTGCAATTAGAAAAACAAGGATTTTTAATTCTAACCGATCGCTACCCCCAAACCTCAGTAATTGGTGGGCTAGATGGCCCAGACATGACGGTTGACCATCCCAAAAGCAATATCGCACGATATTTGACCCGTTTGGAACGTAGACTTTATCATTGGATGACAGATCATCAACCTGATTTAGTCATCAGACTTAATGTCGATATTGAAACTGCAATGCGACGAAAACCTGATCATAGACTATCTTCAATAACGAAAAAAATTGAGTCAATTCAACAATTAACTTTCAAAGATGCCCCTATTTTAGATTTAAATAGTCACCAATATCCAATTGGACAAATAGTACAACAAGCTAAAGATGCGATTTCAAAAACAATCGAAAAATCCCTTAATAATTAG
- a CDS encoding phosphatase PAP2 family protein — protein MFLNAKILFDSGLILFCVAAFIFAFTTWDQSLSHVLILSRTDFIVPIVKIISKTGSFVCITSAALILGTWLWLKKRIYDAIWVIVAMGSCRIVFAGLKLIVDRARPVFDEPLTHAITASFPSGHAVNSFMFLMVCYVILRYRASILYLTLLWGLLIGWSRLALGAHWFSDVLAGWGCALMWFVILAQIKDSSRLQQWCNQRFLNK, from the coding sequence GTGTTTTTAAACGCTAAAATTTTGTTTGATAGTGGATTAATTTTATTTTGTGTAGCTGCGTTTATTTTCGCATTTACAACGTGGGATCAATCTTTAAGTCACGTTTTAATTTTATCACGAACAGATTTCATCGTTCCTATTGTAAAAATTATTTCAAAAACAGGTTCTTTTGTTTGTATTACGTCTGCCGCGTTGATTTTAGGAACATGGCTATGGCTCAAGAAACGTATTTATGATGCGATCTGGGTAATAGTCGCAATGGGATCTTGTCGTATCGTTTTTGCTGGTTTAAAATTAATTGTCGATAGGGCGCGCCCTGTATTTGACGAGCCTCTGACCCATGCTATTACTGCTAGCTTTCCCAGCGGTCATGCTGTCAATTCATTTATGTTTTTAATGGTATGCTATGTTATTTTACGGTATCGGGCGTCGATTTTGTACTTAACATTATTATGGGGGCTGTTAATTGGTTGGTCTCGCTTGGCGTTAGGTGCACACTGGTTCAGTGATGTTTTAGCAGGTTGGGGATGTGCATTGATGTGGTTTGTAATCCTAGCCCAAATTAAAGATTCATCTAGATTACAGCAGTGGTGTAATCAAAGATTTTTAAATAAATAA
- a CDS encoding nucleoside/nucleotide kinase family protein, which produces MSYRKTTYRLAPLIAFIGCDGSGKSTLSADITTMLNKQIPAQRCYLGQGSGYIGRKIRELKIIGPILDRVINKKAKTARTKGKKIPGLLTAIVIFAFSCVRFYHFQQMMRLRQKGIIVVTDRYPQTDVPGFYDGPGLSAAETQNWFISKLVKWEYKLYDRMASIKPDIIFRLNIDVDTAFYRKPDHDYALLQAKVEATHKLSFRGARMIDIDSTIPYKEVYQIVSNVIKEEI; this is translated from the coding sequence ATGTCTTATAGAAAAACCACTTATCGTTTAGCGCCACTTATTGCATTTATTGGTTGTGACGGCTCAGGAAAATCAACGCTTAGTGCTGATATCACAACGATGTTAAATAAGCAAATCCCAGCTCAGCGGTGTTATCTAGGGCAGGGATCAGGATATATCGGCCGCAAGATTCGAGAGTTAAAGATAATTGGTCCTATTTTAGATCGTGTTATTAATAAAAAAGCAAAAACGGCAAGAACAAAAGGAAAGAAAATTCCAGGATTATTGACAGCTATAGTGATATTTGCATTTTCATGTGTAAGATTTTATCATTTTCAACAAATGATGCGACTTCGTCAAAAGGGAATCATCGTTGTTACTGACCGATATCCGCAAACCGATGTTCCAGGGTTTTATGATGGACCAGGGTTATCAGCCGCAGAAACACAAAATTGGTTTATCTCAAAATTGGTAAAGTGGGAATATAAATTATATGACCGTATGGCATCCATAAAACCAGACATCATTTTTAGATTAAATATTGATGTCGATACAGCTTTTTATCGAAAGCCAGATCATGATTATGCGTTGTTGCAAGCGAAAGTAGAAGCAACCCATAAATTATCCTTTAGAGGTGCACGAATGATTGATATCGATTCAACCATTCCTTATAAAGAAGTCTATCAAATTGTTTCTAATGTGATAAAAGAGGAAATATAG
- a CDS encoding SDR family oxidoreductase, with protein sequence MSKTACFRDISLSGKVAAVTGAASGIGLECSKIFLKAGAKVVLIDREGEKLNRIVKELGENAFALQIDLMKGEQVDTILDGILNLTGRLDIFHANAGAYIGGPVAEGDPDVWDRVLHLNNSAAFRCVRSVLPHMIKEKTGDIVFTSSIAGMVPVIWEPIYTASKFAVQAFVHTTRRQVSQHGVRVGAVLPGPVVTALLDDWPKEKMEEALANGSLMQPIEVAESILFMVTRPKGVTVRDLVVLPNSVDL encoded by the coding sequence ATGAGCAAGACCGCCTGTTTTAGGGATATATCCCTTAGTGGTAAAGTCGCCGCAGTCACTGGTGCAGCCTCAGGCATTGGTCTGGAATGCTCCAAAATATTCCTAAAAGCTGGCGCAAAAGTGGTTCTAATTGATCGGGAAGGTGAAAAACTTAATCGGATCGTTAAGGAATTAGGTGAAAATGCCTTTGCTTTACAGATTGACTTAATGAAAGGCGAGCAAGTTGATACTATTCTTGATGGTATTTTAAACCTAACTGGCCGCCTCGACATTTTCCATGCCAACGCAGGGGCTTATATTGGCGGGCCCGTTGCCGAAGGTGATCCTGATGTTTGGGATCGTGTACTACACCTTAATAACAGTGCCGCTTTTCGTTGTGTGCGCAGTGTTTTACCCCACATGATTAAAGAAAAAACAGGGGATATTGTTTTCACAAGCTCAATTGCAGGCATGGTTCCTGTCATTTGGGAACCTATTTATACTGCTTCTAAATTTGCAGTACAAGCTTTTGTACACACCACCCGACGTCAAGTTTCGCAACACGGTGTGCGTGTTGGTGCAGTTTTACCTGGTCCTGTGGTCACTGCCTTACTTGATGATTGGCCAAAAGAAAAAATGGAAGAAGCCCTTGCCAATGGTAGCTTGATGCAACCAATAGAAGTCGCTGAATCTATCTTGTTTATGGTAACCCGACCCAAAGGGGTAACCGTACGCGATTTAGTCGTCCTGCCAAACAGCGTCGATCTATAA